The following proteins come from a genomic window of Streptomyces sp. Sge12:
- a CDS encoding HAD family hydrolase, whose product MSPAPFPYKLVATDLDGTLLRGDDTVSERTREALVAATAAGAAHIIVTGRAVPWTRHVLDDLGYKGIAVCGQGAQVYDAGAHRLLTSVTLDRQLAGLALSKLEAEIGPLALAASRDGVDGEVLFGPGYQVQEGLPAIYLDDTKALWTAPLNKLYIQHPELDDDTLVKVARATVGSLVDIVMAGPGIVEILPLGLTKATGLSLAARRLGVKAAQTIAFGDMPNDIPMFGWAAHGVAMANAHAELKAVADEVTTSNEEDGIAVVLERLLDAA is encoded by the coding sequence GTGAGCCCGGCCCCGTTCCCGTACAAGCTCGTCGCGACCGATCTCGACGGCACGCTGCTGCGTGGCGACGACACCGTCTCGGAACGCACCCGTGAAGCGCTCGTCGCGGCCACCGCGGCGGGCGCGGCCCACATCATCGTCACCGGTCGGGCCGTTCCCTGGACCCGGCACGTACTGGACGATCTCGGCTACAAGGGGATCGCCGTCTGCGGGCAGGGCGCGCAGGTCTACGACGCGGGTGCGCACCGGCTGCTGACCTCGGTGACGCTGGACCGGCAGCTCGCCGGTCTGGCGCTGTCGAAGCTGGAGGCCGAGATCGGCCCCCTGGCCCTGGCTGCCAGCCGGGACGGGGTGGACGGCGAGGTGCTGTTCGGGCCCGGTTACCAGGTGCAGGAAGGCCTTCCGGCCATATACCTGGACGACACCAAGGCGCTCTGGACCGCTCCGCTGAACAAGCTCTACATCCAGCACCCGGAGCTGGACGACGACACGCTGGTCAAGGTGGCCCGGGCGACGGTGGGCAGCCTGGTCGACATCGTCATGGCCGGTCCCGGCATCGTCGAGATCCTGCCGCTGGGCCTGACCAAGGCCACGGGCCTGTCGCTGGCCGCGCGCCGGCTGGGGGTCAAGGCGGCGCAGACGATCGCCTTCGGTGACATGCCCAACGACATCCCGATGTTCGGCTGGGCCGCGCACGGGGTGGCGATGGCCAATGCCCATGCGGAGCTCAAGGCCGTGGCCGACGAGGTGACGACCTCCAACGAGGAGGACGGCATCGCCGTGGTGCTGGAGCGTCTGCTGGACGCCGCGTAG
- a CDS encoding ABC transporter ATP-binding protein: MTVIATESLSKRYPRVTALDRLSLDIGPGVTGLVGANGAGKSTLIKILLGLSPATEGSAAVLGLDVRTHGSAIRERVGYMPEHDCLPPDVSATEFVVHMARMSGLPPTAARERTADTLRHVGLYEERYRPIGGYSTGMKQRVKLAQALVHDPQLVLLDEPTNGLDPVGRDEMLGLIRRIYTDFGISVLVTSHLLGELERTCDHVVVVDGGKLLRSSSTSDFTQITTTLAVEVTDSDTHPDGTAALRKALTEAGVTLHVGEEQGLPGAGHILLVEATGEETYDTVRDTVADLGIGLVRMEQRRHHIAEVFRDNDQPSPTVQQKGAGSDGA; the protein is encoded by the coding sequence GTGACTGTCATCGCGACCGAAAGCCTGAGCAAGCGGTACCCCCGAGTGACCGCCCTCGACCGGCTCTCCCTGGACATCGGGCCTGGTGTGACCGGCCTCGTGGGTGCCAACGGAGCCGGCAAGTCCACGCTGATCAAGATTCTGCTGGGACTGTCCCCCGCCACCGAGGGCAGCGCCGCCGTGCTCGGCCTCGACGTCCGCACGCATGGCAGCGCCATCCGTGAACGCGTCGGGTACATGCCCGAGCACGACTGCCTGCCACCCGACGTCTCGGCCACCGAGTTCGTCGTCCACATGGCGCGCATGTCCGGGCTGCCGCCGACCGCGGCCCGTGAGCGCACCGCCGACACCCTGCGCCACGTCGGGCTGTACGAGGAGCGCTACCGCCCCATCGGCGGCTACTCCACCGGCATGAAGCAGCGCGTCAAGCTCGCCCAGGCCCTCGTCCACGACCCCCAGCTGGTCCTTCTCGACGAGCCGACCAACGGCCTGGACCCGGTCGGCCGCGACGAGATGCTCGGCCTGATCCGCCGCATCTACACGGACTTCGGCATCTCCGTCCTGGTCACCTCCCACCTCCTCGGTGAGCTGGAGCGGACCTGCGACCACGTCGTGGTCGTCGACGGCGGCAAGCTGCTGCGCTCCAGCTCCACCAGCGACTTCACCCAGATCACCACGACCCTCGCGGTCGAGGTCACCGACTCCGACACCCACCCGGACGGCACCGCCGCCCTGCGCAAGGCGCTCACCGAGGCCGGCGTCACCCTGCACGTCGGAGAGGAGCAGGGCCTGCCCGGAGCCGGCCACATCCTCCTCGTCGAGGCCACGGGCGAGGAGACGTACGACACCGTCCGCGACACCGTCGCGGACCTGGGCATCGGCCTGGTCCGCATGGAGCAGCGCCGACACCACATCGCGGAGGTCTTCCGCGACAACGACCAGCCCTCGCCCACCGTCCAGCAGAAGGGAGCCGGTTCCGATGGCGCCTGA
- the serS gene encoding serine--tRNA ligase: MIDLRLLREDPDRVRASQRARGEDVELVDALLSADERRRSSGMRFDDLRNEQKSLGKLIPKASPEERADLLKKAEQLKQDVKAAEAEQNEADEAAKSLLLQLGNIVHEDVPVGGEEDFTVLETHGTIRDFAAEGFEPKDHLELGELLGAIDVERGAKVSGSRFYYLTGVGALLELALVNAAIAQATEAGFIPMLTPALVRPRAMEGTGFLGQAAENVYHLEKDDYYLVGTSEVPLAAYHMDEIIDGDKLPLRYAGFSPCFRREAGTYGKDTRGIFRVHQFDKVEMFSYVAPEEAEAEHQRLLEWEKQWLTSLELPFQVIDVATGDLGASASRKFDCEAWIPTQGKYRELTSASNCDSFQARRLSIRYRDGKKTQPLSTLNGTLCAVPRTIVAILENHQQADGSVRVPQALRPYLGGREVLEPITK; the protein is encoded by the coding sequence GTGATTGACCTCCGGCTGCTCCGTGAAGACCCTGACCGTGTCCGCGCCTCGCAGCGCGCTCGTGGAGAGGACGTCGAGCTCGTCGACGCCCTGCTCTCCGCGGACGAGCGCCGCAGGTCCTCTGGCATGCGCTTCGACGACCTGCGCAATGAGCAGAAGTCGCTCGGCAAGCTCATCCCGAAGGCCTCCCCGGAGGAGCGGGCGGATCTGCTGAAGAAGGCCGAGCAGCTCAAGCAGGACGTCAAGGCGGCCGAGGCCGAGCAGAACGAGGCCGACGAAGCCGCCAAGAGCCTTCTCCTCCAGCTCGGCAACATCGTCCACGAGGACGTCCCGGTCGGCGGCGAGGAGGACTTCACCGTCCTGGAGACGCACGGCACCATCCGCGACTTCGCCGCCGAGGGCTTCGAGCCCAAGGACCACCTGGAGCTCGGCGAGCTCCTGGGTGCCATCGATGTCGAGCGCGGTGCCAAGGTCTCGGGCTCGCGCTTCTACTACCTGACCGGTGTGGGCGCCCTGCTGGAGCTGGCGCTGGTCAACGCCGCGATCGCGCAGGCCACCGAGGCCGGCTTCATCCCGATGCTGACCCCCGCCCTGGTCCGCCCGCGCGCCATGGAGGGCACCGGCTTCCTCGGCCAGGCCGCCGAGAACGTGTACCACCTGGAGAAGGACGACTACTACCTGGTCGGCACCTCCGAGGTCCCGCTCGCCGCGTACCACATGGACGAGATCATCGACGGCGACAAGCTGCCGCTGCGGTACGCCGGCTTCTCCCCGTGCTTCCGCCGCGAGGCCGGTACGTACGGCAAGGACACCCGCGGCATCTTCCGCGTCCACCAGTTCGACAAGGTCGAGATGTTCTCGTACGTCGCGCCGGAGGAGGCCGAGGCCGAGCACCAGCGGCTCCTGGAATGGGAGAAGCAGTGGCTGACCAGCCTGGAGCTGCCGTTCCAGGTGATCGACGTGGCCACCGGTGACCTGGGCGCCTCCGCCTCCCGCAAGTTCGACTGCGAGGCGTGGATCCCCACCCAGGGCAAGTACCGCGAGCTGACCTCGGCCTCGAACTGCGACAGCTTCCAGGCCCGCCGTCTGTCGATCCGCTACCGCGACGGCAAGAAGACGCAGCCGCTGTCCACGCTGAACGGCACCCTGTGCGCCGTACCGCGCACGATCGTCGCGATCCTCGAGAACCACCAGCAGGCCGACGGTTCGGTGCGCGTGCCCCAGGCGCTCCGCCCCTACCTCGGCGGCCGCGAGGTCCTGGAGCCGATCACCAAGTGA
- a CDS encoding SDR family oxidoreductase: MSGMSGAGAVGLTGARERRVSTGGVELCVVELGETDRPTVLLVHGYPDSKEVWSEVAERLATRFHVVLYDVRGHGRSTAPQPLRGGFTLEKLTDDFLAVADAVSPDRPVHLVGHDWGSVQGWEFATVARTEGRIASFTSMSGPSLDHFGHWIKKRMARPTPRAAAQLLGQGAKSWYVYMLHTPVLPELAWRGPLGKRWPAMLQRIEKVPAGSYPTASLPSDAANGAWLYRDNVRPRLRRPRPDAYAHVPVQLITPTGDAFLSERLYDGLEQWAPDLLRRTLPAKHWVPRTRPDQLAAWITEFVTDREDPATRAPEQKAPGKYADRFGGQLVLVTGAASGIGRATAFAFAEAGARVVAVDRDAEGAARTADMARLVGAAEAWAECVDVSDEQAMEKLAAKVAAEYGIVDVLVNNAGIGLSGSFLDTTTEDWKKVLDVNLWGVIHGCRIFGKQMAERGQGGHIVNTASAAAYLPSRTLPAYSTSKAAVLMLSECLRAELASQSIGVSAICPGIVNTNITATSRFAGVDEAEEKRRQERSSRLYGLRNFPPEKVAEAILRAVVRNEAVVPVTVESKGALWMSRFAPRALRRIARLEPKL, from the coding sequence ATGAGCGGCATGAGCGGAGCAGGAGCGGTAGGTCTGACGGGTGCGCGCGAGCGCCGGGTGAGCACCGGCGGGGTCGAGCTGTGCGTCGTCGAGCTCGGTGAGACGGACCGGCCGACCGTGCTGCTGGTGCACGGCTACCCGGACAGCAAGGAGGTCTGGTCCGAGGTCGCCGAGCGTCTCGCGACGCGCTTCCACGTGGTGCTCTACGACGTACGCGGCCACGGGCGCTCCACCGCGCCGCAGCCGCTGCGCGGCGGTTTCACCCTGGAGAAGCTGACCGACGACTTCCTGGCGGTGGCGGACGCGGTCAGCCCGGACCGGCCGGTGCACCTGGTCGGCCACGACTGGGGCTCCGTACAGGGCTGGGAATTCGCGACGGTCGCCCGCACCGAGGGCCGGATCGCCTCCTTCACCTCGATGTCGGGGCCCTCCCTCGACCACTTCGGGCACTGGATCAAGAAGCGGATGGCGCGGCCGACCCCGCGCGCGGCGGCGCAGCTCCTCGGCCAGGGCGCCAAGTCCTGGTACGTCTACATGCTGCACACCCCCGTGCTGCCGGAGCTCGCCTGGCGCGGACCGCTCGGCAAGCGGTGGCCCGCGATGCTCCAGCGCATCGAGAAGGTTCCGGCCGGCTCCTACCCGACGGCCTCGCTGCCCTCGGACGCGGCGAACGGCGCCTGGCTGTACCGCGACAACGTGCGGCCGCGGCTGCGCCGGCCGCGCCCCGACGCGTACGCCCACGTACCGGTGCAGCTGATCACCCCGACCGGGGACGCCTTCCTGTCCGAGCGGCTCTACGACGGTCTGGAGCAGTGGGCGCCGGACCTGCTGCGCAGGACCCTGCCCGCCAAGCACTGGGTGCCCCGGACCCGGCCCGACCAGCTGGCCGCCTGGATCACCGAGTTCGTCACCGACCGGGAGGACCCCGCGACGCGGGCGCCCGAGCAGAAGGCCCCCGGCAAGTACGCCGACCGATTCGGGGGCCAGCTGGTCCTGGTCACCGGCGCGGCCAGTGGCATCGGCCGGGCCACCGCCTTCGCCTTCGCCGAGGCCGGGGCCCGGGTGGTGGCCGTCGACCGCGACGCCGAAGGCGCGGCGCGCACCGCCGACATGGCCCGGCTCGTCGGCGCCGCCGAGGCCTGGGCCGAGTGCGTGGACGTCAGCGACGAGCAGGCGATGGAGAAGCTCGCGGCGAAGGTCGCCGCCGAGTACGGAATCGTCGACGTCCTGGTCAACAACGCCGGGATCGGCCTGTCCGGGTCCTTCCTCGACACCACCACCGAGGACTGGAAGAAAGTCCTGGACGTCAACCTCTGGGGCGTCATCCACGGCTGCCGGATCTTCGGCAAGCAGATGGCCGAGCGCGGCCAGGGCGGGCACATCGTCAACACCGCTTCCGCCGCCGCCTACCTGCCCTCCAGGACCCTGCCCGCCTACAGCACCTCGAAGGCGGCCGTGCTGATGCTGTCGGAGTGCCTGCGCGCCGAGCTGGCCTCCCAGTCGATCGGCGTCTCCGCGATCTGCCCGGGCATCGTCAATACCAACATCACTGCGACCTCGCGCTTCGCCGGCGTGGACGAGGCCGAGGAGAAGCGCCGTCAGGAACGCTCCTCGCGGCTGTACGGGCTGCGCAACTTCCCGCCGGAGAAGGTCGCCGAGGCGATCCTGCGGGCCGTGGTGCGCAACGAGGCCGTCGTGCCCGTGACCGTGGAGTCCAAGGGCGCCCTGTGGATGTCCCGCTTCGCCCCGCGCGCGCTGCGGCGCATCGCGAGGCTGGAGCCGAAACTGTGA
- a CDS encoding rhomboid-like protein has translation MVEHTEPEPSRPLRSWIRSSPGTHIWLLIIAITSIIVAIAPDQVDRVLLHRNSSNITQLVKYPVRALVSSGFWIANPASLALYAVLFELFHAPVERWLGTPRWFLIVATAHVVATLVSQKVLLTAIQHHRAPHSMTHVVDIGVSYGLAASIGVLTYRMPGPWKWLYLAGVLAFFGIPLVTGGTFTDLGHAIALAVGLLAWPLTRNVVSRET, from the coding sequence ATGGTCGAGCACACCGAGCCGGAGCCGTCCAGGCCACTGCGGTCCTGGATACGCTCCTCGCCCGGAACGCACATCTGGCTGCTGATCATCGCCATCACCAGCATCATCGTCGCGATCGCGCCCGACCAGGTCGACCGGGTCCTGCTGCACCGCAACAGCAGCAACATCACCCAGCTCGTCAAATACCCCGTCCGGGCGCTCGTCAGCAGCGGGTTCTGGATCGCCAACCCGGCCTCGCTGGCCCTCTACGCCGTGCTCTTCGAGCTGTTCCACGCTCCCGTCGAGCGCTGGCTCGGCACCCCGCGCTGGTTCCTGATCGTCGCGACCGCCCATGTCGTCGCCACCCTGGTCAGCCAGAAGGTCCTCCTGACGGCCATCCAGCACCACCGGGCCCCGCACAGCATGACCCACGTCGTCGACATCGGCGTCAGCTACGGTCTCGCGGCCTCCATCGGTGTCCTCACCTACCGGATGCCCGGCCCCTGGAAATGGCTCTACCTGGCGGGAGTACTCGCCTTCTTCGGGATCCCTCTGGTCACCGGCGGCACCTTCACGGACCTCGGGCACGCCATCGCGCTCGCCGTCGGCCTGCTCGCCTGGCCGCTCACCCGCAACGTTGTTTCACGTGAAACATGA
- a CDS encoding ABC transporter permease: MAPDTSTQIHNIGYRSYDGPRLGRAYARKSLFSQSLRGAYGLGRSAKSKVLPMLLFAVMCVPALIIVAVAIAVPGSTDLPIKYTTYALTTQVIIGLFLASQAPQSVSRDLRFKTVPLYFSRPIERVDYVVAKYAAMASALFILTATPLLIMWIGSLLAKFDFSHQTKGFGQGLVSVLLLSLLFAGLGLVMAALTPRRGFGVAAIIAVLLIPFGAVTAVQGISYSTGNTGAIEWMGLFSPITLIDGVQTAFLGATSAFPGGEGPSAGVGVFYLLVALGLIVGSYAALMARYRKAGL; encoded by the coding sequence ATGGCGCCTGACACCTCGACCCAGATCCACAACATCGGCTACCGGTCCTACGACGGACCCCGGCTCGGCCGCGCCTACGCCCGCAAGTCGCTGTTCTCGCAGTCCCTGCGCGGCGCCTACGGACTCGGCCGCTCCGCGAAGTCCAAGGTCCTCCCGATGCTCCTCTTCGCGGTGATGTGCGTGCCCGCGTTGATCATCGTCGCGGTCGCCATCGCGGTACCGGGCTCCACCGACCTGCCGATCAAGTACACGACGTACGCCCTGACCACCCAGGTGATCATCGGCCTCTTCCTCGCGTCCCAGGCTCCGCAGTCGGTCTCGCGCGACCTGCGCTTCAAGACGGTGCCGCTCTACTTCTCGCGGCCCATCGAGCGCGTCGACTACGTCGTGGCCAAGTACGCGGCCATGGCCTCGGCCCTGTTCATCCTCACCGCGACCCCGCTGCTGATCATGTGGATCGGCTCGCTCCTGGCGAAGTTCGACTTCTCCCACCAGACCAAGGGATTCGGGCAGGGACTCGTGTCGGTTCTGCTGCTGTCGCTGCTCTTCGCGGGCCTCGGCCTGGTCATGGCCGCGCTCACCCCGCGCCGCGGGTTCGGCGTCGCCGCGATCATCGCGGTGCTCCTGATCCCGTTCGGCGCGGTCACCGCGGTCCAGGGGATCTCCTACAGCACCGGGAACACCGGGGCCATCGAGTGGATGGGCCTGTTCTCCCCGATCACCCTCATCGACGGCGTACAGACCGCGTTCCTGGGCGCGACCTCCGCCTTCCCCGGCGGCGAGGGTCCCTCGGCCGGCGTCGGCGTCTTCTACCTGCTCGTCGCCCTCGGCCTCATCGTCGGCTCCTACGCCGCCCTGATGGCCCGCTACCGGAAGGCCGGGCTGTGA
- a CDS encoding ABC transporter permease has product MYEPTVARLTYRALLGRRRALILLALPALLIVIALVVRAFVGVDDKVAADLLGGFALATMVPLIGVIAGTGAIGPEIDDGSIVYLLAKPVKRPKIIMTKLIVAIAVTMAFSAIPTLIAGFILNGNGQQIAVAYTIAALVASIAYSALFLLLGTVSRHAVVFGLVYALIWESLFGSLVSGAKTLSVQQWALSVAEKVAGNGYVDATVGLPTAVILLCAVTVGATVYAGQKLRRLTLAGEE; this is encoded by the coding sequence ATGTACGAACCCACCGTTGCCCGGCTCACCTACCGGGCCCTGCTCGGCCGGCGCCGCGCGCTGATCCTTCTCGCGCTGCCCGCCCTGCTGATCGTCATCGCTCTCGTCGTCCGTGCCTTCGTCGGCGTGGACGACAAGGTCGCGGCCGACCTCCTCGGGGGCTTCGCCCTCGCCACCATGGTTCCGCTGATCGGTGTCATCGCCGGCACCGGAGCCATCGGGCCCGAGATCGACGACGGCTCCATCGTCTACCTGCTCGCCAAGCCGGTGAAGCGCCCGAAGATCATCATGACCAAGCTGATCGTGGCGATCGCCGTCACGATGGCCTTCTCCGCGATCCCCACCCTGATCGCCGGATTCATCCTCAACGGGAACGGCCAGCAGATCGCCGTCGCCTACACGATCGCCGCCCTCGTGGCCTCGATCGCCTACAGCGCGCTGTTCCTGCTGCTCGGCACCGTCAGCCGGCACGCGGTCGTCTTCGGCCTGGTCTACGCCCTGATCTGGGAGTCGCTCTTCGGCAGCCTGGTCTCCGGGGCCAAGACCCTCAGCGTCCAGCAGTGGGCCCTGTCCGTCGCCGAGAAGGTCGCCGGCAACGGGTACGTCGACGCCACCGTCGGCCTGCCCACCGCCGTGATCCTGCTCTGCGCGGTCACCGTCGGAGCCACCGTCTACGCAGGACAGAAGCTCCGCCGCCTCACCCTGGCCGGCGAGGAGTAG
- a CDS encoding M24 family metallopeptidase, protein MAGDTRQRTARRLSARPAADLSGFREVQRLSYECAEAVAAQLRPGVTEREAARMQREWLRERGVRDWFHLPFAWFGDRTAFANFRIPLQFFPTNRKLEPGMPFILDMAPVYKGYSADIGYSGSLGLNPVQDRLMSDLQAHRVLILEQVREGRSLREIYENVERLMTRQGYANRHRAYPFGVIAHKIDRVRERRWSPTAFGFGTQSLKGLASDVLHGHREGWSPLWSPYHFSDHPPQPGLWAVEPHLGFRGTGAKFEEILVVTDSRDPEESAFWLDDDLPHVRRWAEEKAA, encoded by the coding sequence ATGGCTGGGGACACCAGGCAACGCACCGCGCGACGACTCTCCGCACGACCCGCCGCGGACCTGAGCGGGTTCAGAGAGGTACAGCGCCTCTCGTACGAGTGCGCCGAGGCGGTCGCGGCGCAGTTGCGGCCCGGGGTGACCGAGCGCGAGGCCGCACGCATGCAGCGGGAGTGGCTGCGCGAGCGCGGGGTCCGGGACTGGTTCCACCTGCCCTTCGCCTGGTTCGGGGACCGCACCGCCTTCGCGAACTTCAGGATCCCGCTGCAGTTCTTCCCGACCAACCGGAAGCTGGAGCCGGGGATGCCCTTCATCCTCGACATGGCGCCGGTCTACAAGGGCTACTCGGCGGACATCGGGTACTCGGGCAGCCTCGGGCTCAATCCGGTGCAGGACCGGCTCATGTCCGACCTCCAGGCGCACCGCGTACTGATCCTGGAGCAGGTGCGCGAAGGCCGCTCGCTGCGCGAGATCTACGAGAACGTCGAACGGCTGATGACCCGGCAGGGGTACGCCAACCGGCACCGGGCCTATCCCTTCGGCGTGATCGCGCACAAGATCGACCGGGTCAGGGAGCGGCGCTGGTCGCCGACCGCGTTCGGATTCGGCACGCAGTCCCTCAAGGGGCTGGCCAGTGACGTTCTGCACGGACACCGCGAGGGCTGGTCCCCGCTGTGGAGCCCCTACCACTTCTCCGACCATCCGCCGCAGCCCGGTCTGTGGGCGGTGGAACCGCACCTCGGGTTCCGGGGTACCGGCGCGAAGTTCGAGGAGATCCTGGTCGTCACCGACTCCCGGGATCCCGAGGAGAGCGCGTTCTGGCTGGACGACGATCTGCCGCACGTGCGGCGCTGGGCCGAGGAGAAGGCAGCATGA
- a CDS encoding response regulator, with protein sequence MTTRILIADDQEDIRSGFRLILDSQPDMTVVGEAADGESALALARELRPDVVLADIRMPRLDGLEVTRLLAPQTRVVVVTTFDLDEYVHTALRNGACGFLLKRSGPALLIEGVRAAMAGDTLISPQITVRLLSRLTQAGPVARPAAHPLTEREVDIVQLVARGLTNAEIGAELFISAGTAKTHIANVQAKLGARNRVGIAAWAWEHGIAKTETETDTP encoded by the coding sequence GTGACCACTCGCATCCTGATAGCCGACGACCAAGAGGACATCCGCAGCGGTTTCCGGCTGATCCTCGATTCGCAGCCGGACATGACCGTGGTGGGGGAGGCGGCGGACGGCGAGAGCGCGCTGGCGCTGGCCCGGGAGCTGCGGCCGGACGTGGTGCTGGCGGACATCCGGATGCCGCGGCTCGACGGGCTGGAGGTGACCCGGCTGCTGGCTCCGCAGACGCGGGTGGTGGTGGTGACCACCTTCGACCTGGACGAGTACGTGCACACCGCGCTGCGCAACGGCGCCTGCGGCTTTCTGCTCAAGCGGTCCGGGCCGGCGCTGCTGATCGAGGGCGTGCGGGCGGCGATGGCCGGGGACACGCTGATCAGCCCGCAGATCACGGTGCGGCTGCTCAGCCGGCTGACGCAGGCGGGTCCGGTCGCCCGCCCCGCGGCGCATCCGCTGACGGAGCGGGAGGTGGACATCGTGCAGCTGGTGGCGCGCGGTCTGACCAACGCGGAGATCGGCGCGGAGCTGTTCATCAGTGCGGGAACGGCCAAGACCCACATCGCGAACGTCCAGGCCAAGCTGGGGGCCCGCAACCGGGTCGGCATCGCCGCCTGGGCGTGGGAGCACGGCATCGCGAAGACGGAGACGGAGACGGACACCCCTTAG
- a CDS encoding ABC transporter ATP-binding protein gives MTTIDIDHTSRWFGNVVAVNDVTMKIGPGVTGLLGPNGAGKSTLINMMGGFLAPSTGTVTLDGAPIWQNEQVYKQIGVVPEREAMYDFLTGREFVVANAELHGLDDAAAQRALATVEMEYAQDRKISTYSKGMRQRVKMASALVHDPAVLLLDEPFNGMDPRQRMQLMDLLRRMGDAGRTVLFSSHILEEVEQLASHIEVVVAGRHAASGDFRKIRRLMTDRPHRYLIRSTDDRVLAAALIADPSTAGIEVDLKEGALRIQAVDFGRFTELLPRVAREHGIRLLTVSPSDESLESVFSYLVAA, from the coding sequence GTGACCACCATCGACATCGACCACACCTCCCGCTGGTTCGGGAACGTCGTCGCCGTCAACGACGTGACCATGAAGATCGGACCCGGTGTCACCGGGCTGCTGGGTCCCAACGGCGCCGGGAAGTCCACCCTCATCAACATGATGGGCGGCTTCCTCGCCCCCTCCACGGGCACCGTCACCCTCGACGGCGCGCCGATCTGGCAGAACGAGCAGGTCTACAAGCAGATCGGTGTCGTGCCCGAGCGCGAGGCCATGTACGACTTCCTCACGGGCCGGGAGTTCGTCGTCGCCAACGCCGAACTCCACGGCCTCGACGACGCGGCAGCCCAGCGGGCGCTCGCCACCGTCGAGATGGAGTACGCCCAGGACCGCAAGATCTCCACGTACTCCAAGGGCATGCGCCAGCGCGTGAAGATGGCCTCGGCCCTCGTCCACGATCCGGCCGTCCTGCTCCTCGACGAGCCGTTCAACGGCATGGACCCGCGCCAGCGCATGCAGCTCATGGACCTGCTGCGGCGCATGGGCGACGCGGGACGCACCGTCCTGTTCTCCTCCCACATCCTGGAGGAGGTCGAGCAGCTCGCCTCGCACATCGAGGTGGTCGTGGCCGGCCGGCACGCCGCTTCCGGCGACTTCCGCAAGATCCGCCGCCTGATGACGGACCGCCCGCACCGCTACCTCATCCGTTCCACCGACGACCGGGTGCTCGCCGCGGCCCTGATCGCCGACCCCTCCACCGCGGGCATCGAGGTCGACCTCAAGGAAGGCGCGCTGCGCATCCAGGCCGTCGACTTCGGCCGCTTCACCGAGCTGCTGCCCCGCGTGGCCCGGGAACACGGCATCCGGCTGCTGACGGTCTCGCCCTCCGACGAGTCCCTCGAGTCGGTCTTCTCCTACCTCGTCGCGGCCTGA
- a CDS encoding sensor histidine kinase, with translation MTVNTRALYAPLLIAGSVGGLLAAFLGVPAGWVLLWVGLLLPLLALVARFSPLRAGAVAASLGVAAVALWPVPLMWGKASWLEACGAVAFWALPALGALAAGGHLRRQASQMRQAVRDGRRDQQLELARDLHDFVAHDVSAIVVQAQAARFVADKDPEHALRALERIEAAGLGALASMDRTVHALREAAGAQSASVPGTSELAGLVERFEGGVLEADPAAVRELSREADTTAYRVAVEALTNVRRHAPGAAVVRVRLHRAAEGIELSVANSAPARGPSALLGLRKRGGGTGLAGLRGRVEAAGGTLRAGASADGGWRVCAVFPARGHSLG, from the coding sequence ATGACCGTGAACACGCGTGCGCTGTATGCCCCGTTACTGATTGCCGGGTCCGTCGGCGGCCTCCTCGCCGCGTTCCTGGGGGTGCCGGCGGGGTGGGTATTGCTCTGGGTCGGCCTGCTGCTGCCGCTGCTGGCTCTGGTGGCGCGCTTCTCTCCCCTGCGCGCGGGGGCTGTCGCGGCCTCGCTGGGCGTGGCCGCCGTCGCGCTGTGGCCGGTCCCGCTGATGTGGGGGAAGGCCTCGTGGCTGGAGGCCTGCGGGGCGGTGGCGTTCTGGGCGTTGCCCGCGCTCGGGGCCCTGGCCGCCGGAGGCCATCTGCGCCGGCAGGCGAGCCAGATGCGGCAGGCCGTCCGGGACGGCCGACGTGATCAGCAGCTGGAACTGGCGCGGGATCTCCACGACTTCGTGGCGCACGATGTGAGCGCCATCGTGGTCCAGGCCCAGGCGGCCAGGTTCGTGGCGGACAAGGACCCCGAGCACGCGCTCCGGGCACTGGAGCGGATCGAGGCCGCGGGGCTGGGCGCGCTCGCCTCCATGGACCGGACGGTGCACGCCCTGCGGGAGGCGGCAGGCGCGCAGTCCGCCTCGGTCCCCGGGACCTCGGAGCTCGCGGGGCTGGTGGAGCGGTTCGAGGGCGGGGTGCTGGAGGCCGATCCGGCGGCCGTCCGGGAGCTGTCGCGGGAGGCGGACACCACCGCGTACCGGGTCGCGGTGGAGGCCCTGACGAACGTACGCCGGCACGCGCCGGGAGCGGCGGTGGTACGGGTGCGCCTGCACCGGGCCGCGGAGGGAATCGAGCTCAGCGTGGCCAACTCGGCGCCGGCCCGGGGCCCGAGCGCACTGCTGGGGCTGCGCAAGCGGGGCGGAGGAACCGGGCTGGCCGGTCTGCGCGGCAGGGTGGAGGCGGCGGGCGGGACGCTGCGGGCCGGGGCGAGCGCCGACGGCGGGTGGCGGGTCTGTGCCGTTTTCCCGGCGCGGGGACACTCCCTCGGGTGA